The genomic region GGTAGCGCCGAATGCCCGCTTGTCGTGGCAGTACCACCACCGCCGGGCCGAAATCTGGCAGGTGGTGCAGGGCCCGGTAGGCGTGGCCACGAGCGACACCGATGAGCAGGGTGAAGTGAAATGCTACCCTACGGGCGAGCGGGTGGTGCTGCGGCAGGGCGAGCGTCACCGTCTGGTAGGACTTAGCGGGTGGGGCATCGTAGCCGAAATCTGGCAGCACACCGACCCAGTCTACCCATCCGATGAAGACGACATTGTGCGCGTTGAAGACGATTTCGGTCGGTAGCAACGGGCAGAAGTACCCAAGCAGACAGGGAGTATGAGCATTCATACTCCCTGTCCGTGTTTTATACCAACCTAGTTCTTGTGATGTGGCCCTAAACAGGGAAATAGGATTTGCCGCCACTGCCCATAAATGACAGCTGTGCCTTGATCCTTTGAAGCCTTGTCAAGAGGCATTAGTGAGTCAATTTTTCAATTTTTATGATCGTTTATATACAAAACAATCATTTATAGTATTTATATTGCATCATAAAGACAAACACTGGGCTAGTGCAGTGCGTTGCTCCTCTGGGGCATTAAGTACGAAGTCGTTCATTATTGGGAGAACCTATTAGCTGCAAGGGTGAACCGCTTGACAGCAACAGACTTCCCTTTTTCTCGCTTAAGCACGGCCTTTCGGCACCCCTCATATGCGCGCCTCCAACTATGATAAGTATCCCTTTGTGCCGGTAGCCGCAGGGGCCGATGCTTGCCAGACGGGGTGGTCGGCCATCACCAGTGCGTTGCGGGCCGCACTACAAGCCCTGCCAGTAGCCACCGACCAACCGCACGTGCTAGCCGTGGAATGCTACCCAGGCACCGACCTCAAGCAGCTGCTGCACGAGCTGACGCAGGCCCTGCAGCCGGCCCAATGCCTGGTAGCTGACGACCTGTATTACTCCCCAGCCGAAATCGACCGGATGGTAGCCGCCCCGCTCACCGACGACCCCGTCTTTGGCCGACTTAACGGGCTCACGGTAGCCGATTTCTTCAACCCCCAACGTCTCAAGCCGCGCAGGAAGCATTGGCCACGGCCGCTGACCAGCTGGTGGTTGTTGTGGGTACCGGGGCCACGCTCGTCTGCCCCGCTCCCACCCTGGTGGTTTACGCCGACCTGGCCCGCTGGGAAATCCAGCGGCGGCAGCGGCGCGGAGAAATTGCCAACCTGGGCAGCAGCAACTTCAGCGAAAAAGCTAGCCTCAAGTACAAGCGCGCATTTTTCGTGGACTGGCGGGCGGCCGACCGGCTCAAAAAGCAGGTGCTGCCCCGCGCCGACTTCCTGCTCGATACCAACGACCCGGCCGTGCCCAAGCTCATCAGCGGAGCCGATTTACGGGCCGGGCTGGCGGCGGCCGTGCGGCGGCCGTTTCGGGTGGTACCGTTCTTCGACCCTGGCCCTTGGGGCGGGCAGTGGATGCGCGAGGTGTGCGACCTGCCCGACGGCCCGTCCAACTACGCCTGGTGCTTTGACTGCGTGCCGGAGGAAAACAGCCTGCTGCTCGGCTTCGGTGAGGCGCGGGTTGAAATTCCGAGCATCAACCTTGTGTTTGCCCATCCGCGCGAGTTGCTGGGCGAGGCCGTGCACGGGCGCTTCGGCACGGAGTTTCCCATCCGCTTCGACTTTCTTGATACCATGGGCGGCGGCAACCTCTCGCTGCAGGTCCACCCGCTCACCGAGTACGCACAGGACAAGTTTGGCCTCGCCTACACCCAGGACGAGAGCTACTACATGCTGGCTGCCGAGCCGGAAGCGGTGGTTTACCTGGGGCTAAAGGAAAACGTTGATTTCCCAGCCTTGCTGGCGGACTTGCAGCGTGCCCAGGACGACCCGAAGGCTCCTTTTCCGGCCAGCCAGTACGTCAACGCGTTTCCGGCCCGAGCCCACGACCACTTCCTGATTCCGGCGGGCACGGTGCACTGCTCCGGGGCGGGCGGCATGGTGCTGGAAATTTCAGCCACCCCCTACATCTTCACTTTCAAGCTCTGGGACTGGGAGCGGCTGGGCCTCGACGGCCTGCCCGCCCCATCCACCTGGCGCACGGCGCGGCTAACATTCAGCCGGACCGCACCACGAGCTGGGTAACGCAGCATCTCGTCAACCAAGTAACCCCCTTGGCCAGTGGCCCCGACTGGCGTGAGGAACGCACCGGCCTGCACGAGCGAGAGTTCATTGAAACGCGCCGCCACTGGTTTACGGGGACCGTGCCGCATGATACCCACGGCGGCGTGAACGTGCTCAACCTGGTGCAGGGCATTGAAGCCATTGTCGAAAGCCCCGGTGGGGAATTCGAGCCCTTCGTGGTGCACTACGCCGAGACGTTTATTGTGCCGGCGGCCGTGGGCGCTTATACCATCCGGCCCCACGGCCCGGCAGTGGGCACTGAGTGCGCTACCCTGAAAGCCTACGTGCGCACCCGGCCCTAGCCTCCTTCGCCAGTAGAATTTCCCCCTAATCAAAACGCGTGATGACTGACTTAGTAACGCCCGAAAACCCCGCCGCGGCTCGCGCCCAGATTATCGTCGAAAAGCTGCTGCACACGGGTACCGTGGCCGTGGATGAGCTGGCCGCCCTGTTCGGCGTATCGGTGGCGACGGTGCGCCGCGACTTAGTGGAGCTGGAGCAGCGCGGACGGCTGCGGCGCACCCACGGCGGTGCCGTGCCCGTCGAGCCGCTGCTGTACGAGCCGTTTCGCTACGATTCGAGCTTTCATGAGCAGATAGGACCGCAACCTGGCCGAGAAGCGTCGCATCGGCCTTGCCGCCGCTGCCCTCATCC from Hymenobacter sp. J193 harbors:
- a CDS encoding class I mannose-6-phosphate isomerase, which produces MATAADQLVVVVGTGATLVCPAPTLVVYADLARWEIQRRQRRGEIANLGSSNFSEKASLKYKRAFFVDWRAADRLKKQVLPRADFLLDTNDPAVPKLISGADLRAGLAAAVRRPFRVVPFFDPGPWGGQWMREVCDLPDGPSNYAWCFDCVPEENSLLLGFGEARVEIPSINLVFAHPRELLGEAVHGRFGTEFPIRFDFLDTMGGGNLSLQVHPLTEYAQDKFGLAYTQDESYYMLAAEPEAVVYLGLKENVDFPALLADLQRAQDDPKAPFPASQYVNAFPARAHDHFLIPAGTVHCSGAGGMVLEISATPYIFTFKLWDWERLGLDGLPAPSTWRTARLTFSRTAPRAG